From Streptomyces griseorubiginosus, one genomic window encodes:
- a CDS encoding SseB family protein: MANKNIPDPGFSDDDGSADPRLSAALADWAEDRAAVGPVLEALRGARLLVPVVAVLGEVEEDEHGLRREKTSDMAVPTLKAGSRTALPAFTSTDSLARWDPEARPVAVPLHQALQAAAHEKADTVVLDLAGPVPFELTGSALLALAEGRSNADPLADPAVVGAVRDAVAAEPAVLRAHLGPGQADGTLALVLEPTATPAAAAQAVAERLAADETLRARLVRGLDLAVLPAGATPPGEPLYVRD, translated from the coding sequence GTGGCGAACAAGAACATTCCCGACCCCGGCTTCTCCGACGACGACGGCTCCGCCGACCCCCGGCTGAGCGCGGCGCTCGCGGACTGGGCAGAGGACCGTGCCGCCGTGGGCCCCGTCCTGGAGGCGCTCAGGGGCGCCCGGCTGCTCGTCCCGGTGGTCGCCGTGCTCGGCGAGGTCGAGGAGGACGAGCACGGACTGCGCCGCGAGAAGACCAGCGACATGGCCGTACCGACGCTGAAGGCCGGATCCCGGACCGCGCTTCCCGCCTTCACCTCCACCGACTCGCTCGCCCGCTGGGACCCCGAGGCCCGCCCCGTCGCCGTACCCCTGCACCAGGCGCTCCAGGCCGCCGCGCACGAGAAGGCGGACACCGTCGTGCTGGACCTGGCCGGTCCGGTGCCCTTCGAGCTGACCGGTTCCGCCCTGCTCGCGCTGGCCGAGGGCCGGTCGAACGCCGATCCGCTGGCCGATCCGGCCGTCGTCGGCGCCGTACGGGACGCCGTGGCCGCCGAGCCCGCCGTGCTGCGGGCCCACCTCGGGCCGGGGCAGGCGGACGGCACCCTGGCGCTCGTGCTGGAACCGACAGCGACACCCGCGGCCGCCGCCCAGGCCGTCGCCGAGCGCCTCGCCGCCGACGAGACACTGCGGGCCCGCCTGGTGCGCGGCCTCGACCTGGCAGTCCTGCCGGCCGGGGCCACACCTCCGGGCGAGCCCTTGTACGTACGGGATTGA
- a CDS encoding DUF1844 domain-containing protein has protein sequence MSDTPPASPDSPDFDEMTRDIAEVPAVEVIVTVAVNLMSAAAVKLGLTEEGDKYKDLDEARKLVTALAGLLDASTTEISSFHAAPLRDGLKSLQLAFREASLVPDEPGQGPGEKYTGPIYG, from the coding sequence ATGAGTGACACCCCTCCCGCGTCTCCTGACTCCCCCGACTTCGACGAGATGACCCGCGACATCGCGGAGGTCCCCGCCGTCGAGGTGATCGTGACGGTCGCCGTCAACCTGATGAGCGCCGCCGCCGTGAAGCTCGGTCTGACCGAGGAGGGCGACAAGTACAAGGACCTGGACGAGGCCCGCAAGCTGGTGACCGCCCTGGCCGGCCTCCTGGACGCGTCCACGACGGAGATCAGCTCCTTCCACGCGGCCCCGCTGCGGGACGGCCTGAAGTCCCTCCAGCTGGCCTTCCGCGAGGCGTCCCTGGTCCCGGACGAACCGGGCCAGGGCCCGGGCGAGAAGTACACCGGGCCGATCTACGGCTAG
- the rpmI gene encoding 50S ribosomal protein L35, with amino-acid sequence MPKNKSHSGASKRFKITGSGKVLRERAGKRHLLEHKSSRVTRRLTGNAEMAPGDAAKIKKLLGK; translated from the coding sequence ATGCCGAAGAACAAGTCGCACAGCGGTGCCAGCAAGCGCTTCAAGATCACCGGCTCCGGCAAGGTGCTCCGTGAGCGTGCCGGCAAGCGCCACCTGCTCGAGCACAAGTCGTCCCGCGTGACGCGCCGCCTGACCGGCAACGCCGAGATGGCCCCGGGCGACGCCGCGAAGATCAAGAAGCTTCTCGGCAAGTGA
- the rplT gene encoding 50S ribosomal protein L20, which translates to MARVKRAVNAHKKRRAILEAASGYRGQRSRLYRKAKEQVTHSLVYNYNDRKKRKGDFRQLWIQRINAAARANGITYNRFIQGLKAANIEVDRKILAELAVNDATAFAALVEVAQKALPADVNAPKAA; encoded by the coding sequence GTGGCACGCGTCAAGCGGGCAGTCAACGCCCACAAGAAGCGCCGGGCGATCCTCGAGGCGGCCTCCGGCTACCGCGGTCAGCGTTCGCGCCTGTACCGCAAGGCCAAGGAGCAGGTCACCCACTCGCTGGTCTACAACTACAACGACCGCAAGAAGCGCAAGGGCGACTTCCGTCAGCTGTGGATCCAGCGCATCAACGCCGCTGCCCGCGCCAACGGCATCACGTACAACCGCTTCATCCAGGGTCTGAAGGCCGCGAACATCGAGGTCGACCGCAAGATCCTGGCCGAGCTGGCCGTCAACGACGCGACCGCGTTCGCCGCGCTGGTCGAGGTGGCGCAGAAGGCCCTCCCGGCCGACGTCAACGCCCCCAAGGCGGCCTGA
- a CDS encoding RNA methyltransferase yields MSAAPELISPRSARVSAARRLARRNFRGKERLFLAEGPQAVREAAGHGLVELFATVEAAERYADIIGDARSVGARVHLASEDVVADISTTVTPQGLVGICRFLDTPFEEILAARPQLVAVLANVRDPGNAGTVLRCADAAGAEAVVLTDASVDLYNPKAVRASVGSLFHLPVAVGVPVEEAVEGLKKAGVRILAADGAGTDDLDDELDQGTMGGPTAWVFGNEAWGLPEETRALADAVVRVPIHGKAESLNLATAAAVCLYASARAQRAPGGCRSVTDNQ; encoded by the coding sequence ATGAGTGCTGCCCCCGAGCTGATCTCCCCGCGTTCCGCCCGTGTCTCGGCCGCCCGGCGGCTCGCCAGGCGGAACTTCCGGGGCAAGGAGCGGCTGTTCCTGGCCGAGGGGCCGCAGGCCGTGCGGGAGGCCGCGGGACACGGGCTGGTCGAGCTGTTCGCCACCGTGGAGGCGGCGGAGCGGTACGCCGACATCATCGGAGACGCCCGGTCCGTCGGCGCCCGGGTGCACCTCGCCTCCGAGGACGTCGTCGCCGACATCTCGACGACCGTCACCCCGCAGGGGCTCGTCGGGATCTGCCGGTTCCTGGACACCCCCTTCGAGGAGATCCTCGCCGCCCGCCCCCAGCTCGTCGCCGTGCTCGCCAACGTGCGGGACCCCGGCAATGCCGGCACCGTCCTCAGGTGCGCCGACGCCGCCGGTGCCGAGGCCGTCGTCCTGACCGACGCCTCCGTCGACCTCTACAACCCCAAGGCCGTCCGCGCCTCCGTGGGCTCCCTCTTCCACCTGCCCGTCGCCGTCGGCGTGCCCGTCGAGGAGGCCGTCGAGGGACTCAAGAAGGCCGGGGTGCGGATCCTGGCCGCCGACGGGGCCGGTACCGACGACCTCGACGACGAGCTCGACCAGGGCACCATGGGCGGGCCGACCGCCTGGGTGTTCGGCAACGAGGCCTGGGGGCTCCCGGAGGAGACCCGCGCTCTCGCGGACGCCGTGGTGCGCGTCCCGATCCACGGGAAGGCCGAGAGCCTGAACCTCGCCACCGCCGCCGCCGTATGTCTCTATGCGTCAGCCCGTGCACAGCGCGCCCCGGGAGGGTGCCGCTCCGTCACCGACAACCAGTAG
- a CDS encoding sensor histidine kinase, whose amino-acid sequence MSVGTRSAHGVSEACAGGLAELGIDPDQLPDGLVVADEHGRVICFNAAAARITALPAEDALGQRLEKALPLEDLEGRRWWQLTDPYGGLAIRRRQPERNLLLPGGREVLVCAQYVRTEPTGPVHRVVVTLRDTEARRRTERSHAELIATVAHELRSPLTSVKGFTATLLAKWERFTDDQKRLMLETVDADADRVTRLIAELLDISRIDSGRLEVRRQPVDIGAAVGRHIQAYVAAGLAADRFLLRLEQPLPMLWADPDKIDQVLSNLLENAVRHGEGTVTIDITPTESPREGEDTGTSVTVSDEGPGIPEESMNRVFTRFWRGSKRGGTGLGLYIVKGIVEAHGGTITVGRAPEGGAQFRFTLPVSAPAYLT is encoded by the coding sequence ATGAGTGTCGGCACGAGGAGCGCGCACGGCGTGTCCGAGGCCTGTGCCGGTGGTCTCGCGGAGCTCGGCATCGATCCCGACCAGCTGCCCGACGGCCTCGTCGTCGCGGACGAGCACGGCCGCGTGATCTGCTTCAACGCCGCCGCGGCCCGGATCACCGCCCTGCCCGCCGAGGACGCCCTCGGACAGCGGCTGGAGAAGGCCCTCCCGTTAGAGGACCTGGAGGGACGGCGCTGGTGGCAGCTGACCGATCCGTACGGCGGCCTCGCCATCCGCAGGAGGCAGCCCGAGCGGAACCTGCTGCTGCCCGGCGGTCGTGAGGTCCTGGTCTGCGCGCAGTACGTGCGCACCGAGCCCACCGGACCCGTCCACCGGGTCGTCGTCACCCTCCGGGACACCGAGGCCCGCCGCCGTACCGAGCGCAGCCACGCCGAGCTGATCGCCACCGTGGCCCACGAGCTGCGCTCCCCGCTCACCTCCGTCAAGGGCTTCACCGCGACCCTGCTCGCCAAGTGGGAGAGGTTCACCGACGACCAGAAGCGGCTGATGCTGGAGACCGTCGACGCGGACGCCGACCGGGTCACCCGGCTCATCGCCGAACTCCTTGACATCTCCCGCATCGACTCCGGACGCCTGGAGGTCAGGCGCCAGCCCGTCGACATCGGCGCCGCCGTCGGACGGCACATCCAGGCCTACGTGGCCGCGGGCCTCGCCGCCGACCGGTTCCTGCTGCGTCTGGAGCAGCCGCTGCCGATGCTGTGGGCCGACCCCGACAAGATCGACCAGGTGCTCAGCAACCTGCTGGAAAATGCCGTGCGGCACGGCGAGGGAACCGTCACGATTGACATCACGCCCACGGAGTCGCCCCGGGAAGGGGAGGACACCGGCACGTCGGTCACGGTGAGCGACGAGGGCCCCGGCATCCCGGAGGAGTCCATGAACCGCGTCTTCACCCGCTTCTGGCGGGGCAGCAAGCGCGGCGGCACCGGACTCGGGCTGTACATCGTCAAGGGCATCGTCGAGGCCCACGGCGGCACCATCACGGTCGGCCGCGCCCCCGAGGGCGGCGCACAGTTCCGATTTACGTTGCCCGTGAGCGCTCCGGCCTATCTGACCTGA
- the pheS gene encoding phenylalanine--tRNA ligase subunit alpha → MSAPNKSYDPVEVEALKPEEIERMRDEALAAFAAADSLDELQEAKVAHTGGTSPLALANREIGALPPHAKAAAGKLVGQARGAVNKALAGRQAELEAERDQRVLVEEAVDVTLPYDRVPAGARHPLTTLSERIEDVFVAMGYEVAEGPQVEAEWFNFDALNIGPDHPARGEQDTFFVQGPDGTADSGVVLRTHTSPVQIRSLLQRELPVYVICPGVVYRTDELDATHTPVFRQVELLAVDEGLTMADLKGTLDHMVQALFGEGMKTRLRPNFFPFTEPSAEMDMVCYVCRGESVGNPDRPCRTCSSEGWIELGGCGMVNPKVLTACGVDPEKYSGFAFGFGIERMLMFRHNVEDMRDMVEGDVRFTRPFGMEI, encoded by the coding sequence ATGTCGGCACCGAATAAGTCGTACGACCCTGTAGAGGTCGAGGCCTTGAAACCGGAAGAGATCGAGCGCATGCGGGACGAGGCGCTCGCCGCCTTCGCCGCCGCGGACTCGCTCGACGAGCTCCAGGAGGCCAAGGTCGCCCACACCGGCGGCACCTCCCCGCTGGCCCTCGCCAACCGCGAGATCGGCGCCCTGCCCCCGCACGCCAAGGCCGCCGCAGGCAAGCTCGTCGGCCAGGCCCGGGGCGCGGTGAACAAGGCCCTCGCCGGCCGCCAGGCCGAGCTGGAGGCCGAGCGGGACCAGCGCGTACTGGTCGAGGAGGCGGTGGACGTCACCCTGCCGTACGACCGCGTACCGGCCGGGGCCCGCCACCCCCTCACCACGCTCTCCGAGCGCATCGAGGACGTCTTCGTGGCCATGGGCTACGAGGTCGCCGAAGGCCCCCAGGTCGAGGCCGAGTGGTTCAACTTCGACGCCCTCAACATCGGCCCGGACCACCCGGCCCGCGGCGAGCAGGACACCTTCTTCGTCCAGGGCCCCGACGGGACCGCCGACTCCGGTGTCGTGCTGCGCACCCACACCTCGCCCGTGCAGATCCGCTCCCTGCTCCAGCGCGAGCTGCCGGTCTACGTGATCTGCCCCGGTGTCGTCTACCGCACCGACGAGCTGGACGCCACGCACACCCCGGTGTTCCGCCAGGTCGAGCTGCTCGCCGTCGACGAGGGCCTGACCATGGCCGACCTCAAGGGCACCCTGGACCACATGGTGCAGGCGCTGTTCGGCGAGGGCATGAAGACCCGGCTGCGCCCGAACTTCTTCCCCTTCACCGAGCCGTCCGCCGAGATGGACATGGTCTGTTACGTCTGCCGCGGCGAGTCCGTCGGCAACCCGGACCGCCCCTGCCGTACCTGCTCCTCCGAGGGCTGGATCGAGCTCGGCGGCTGCGGGATGGTCAACCCCAAGGTGCTCACCGCCTGCGGGGTGGACCCGGAGAAGTACAGCGGCTTCGCCTTCGGGTTCGGCATCGAGCGGATGCTGATGTTCCGCCACAACGTCGAGGACATGCGAGACATGGTCGAGGGTGACGTCCGGTTCACCCGGCCGTTCGGGATGGAGATCTGA
- the pheT gene encoding phenylalanine--tRNA ligase subunit beta, with protein sequence MRVPLSWLREYVDLPATETGRDVQAKLVSAGLEVETVEHLGADLKGPLVVGQVLTIEELEGFKKPIRFCTVDVGQANGTGEPQEIVCGARNFSVGDKVVVVLPGATLPGGFSISARKTYGKTSHGMICSSDELGMGDDGTKGIIVLPPETEVGKDAIELLELVDEVLDIAVTANRGDCLSIRGVAREAAIAYGLPLSDPALLDVPGPNAYGYPVEVSDPLGCDRFTARTVTGLSPEARSPIWLQRRLQKVGMRPISLAVDVTNYVMMELGQPLHAYDRSLVQGTIGVRRATEGEQIETLDGVTRKLHAEDLVITDERGPIGLAGVMGGANTEIADHAEGEGTTDVVIEAAHFDAVAIARTARRHKLSSEASRRFERGVDPAAAAAAAQRTVDLLVLLAGGTAEAGVTEVVAPSAPHTISVPADHPDKVAGVSYGRETVVRRLQEVGCDVYGQDELIVTVPSWRPDLQEINDLAEEVIRLEGYENLPSTLPKPPAGRGLTQRQRLHRRVGRVLAGAGYVEAPNYPFVGEQVFDQLLLGADDPKRRVVKLTNPLSDEEPALRTSLLPGLFGALRRNDGRGSHDLALFETGLVFLPREEQRVAAVLPVDRRPTDDEIADLDAALPKQPRHVAVVLAGAREQAGWWGKGRPADWADAVEAARAVAREAGVELVVRGGQYGPWHPGRCAELLVGDTVVGHAGELHPRVVKAFGLPARTSAMELDLDVLEAAGDDTPQAPSISTFPVATQDVALVVDKFVPHAEVEAALRAGAGELLEGIRLFDVYENEEQLGDGKKSLAYALRFRAGDRTLTVDEASAARDAAVALAGERTGAVLRA encoded by the coding sequence ATGCGGGTCCCGCTTTCTTGGCTGCGGGAGTACGTCGACCTGCCGGCGACCGAAACCGGCCGTGACGTCCAGGCCAAGCTCGTTTCCGCGGGTCTTGAGGTCGAGACCGTCGAGCACCTCGGCGCCGACCTCAAGGGCCCCCTGGTCGTCGGCCAGGTGCTGACCATCGAGGAGCTGGAGGGCTTCAAGAAGCCGATCCGCTTCTGCACGGTCGACGTCGGCCAGGCCAACGGCACCGGCGAGCCGCAGGAGATCGTCTGCGGCGCCCGGAACTTCTCCGTCGGCGACAAGGTCGTGGTCGTGCTGCCCGGCGCCACGCTGCCGGGCGGCTTCTCGATCTCCGCCCGCAAGACGTACGGCAAGACCTCCCACGGCATGATCTGCTCCAGCGACGAGCTGGGCATGGGCGACGACGGCACCAAGGGCATCATCGTGCTGCCCCCGGAGACCGAGGTCGGCAAGGACGCCATCGAGCTCCTGGAGCTGGTCGACGAGGTCCTGGACATCGCCGTCACCGCCAACCGCGGCGACTGCCTGTCCATCCGGGGCGTGGCCCGCGAGGCCGCCATCGCCTACGGCCTCCCGCTGAGCGACCCCGCGCTGCTCGACGTACCCGGCCCGAACGCCTACGGCTACCCGGTCGAGGTCTCCGACCCGCTCGGCTGCGACCGCTTCACCGCGCGCACCGTCACCGGTCTGAGCCCCGAGGCCCGCTCGCCGATCTGGCTCCAGCGCCGGCTCCAGAAGGTCGGCATGCGCCCGATCTCGCTCGCCGTCGACGTCACCAACTACGTGATGATGGAGCTCGGCCAGCCGCTGCACGCCTACGACCGCTCCCTGGTCCAGGGCACCATCGGCGTCCGCCGCGCCACCGAGGGCGAGCAGATCGAGACCCTCGACGGCGTGACGCGCAAGCTGCACGCCGAGGACCTGGTCATCACCGACGAGCGGGGCCCGATCGGCCTCGCCGGCGTGATGGGCGGCGCCAACACCGAGATCGCCGACCACGCCGAGGGTGAAGGCACCACCGACGTGGTCATCGAGGCCGCGCACTTCGACGCGGTCGCCATCGCGCGTACGGCTCGTCGCCACAAGCTGTCCTCCGAGGCGTCCCGGCGCTTCGAGCGTGGTGTCGACCCGGCGGCCGCCGCGGCTGCCGCACAGCGCACCGTGGACCTGCTCGTGCTGCTCGCGGGCGGCACCGCCGAGGCCGGGGTCACCGAGGTCGTCGCCCCGTCGGCCCCGCACACCATCAGCGTCCCGGCGGACCACCCCGACAAGGTCGCGGGCGTCTCCTACGGCCGCGAGACCGTCGTACGGCGGCTCCAGGAGGTCGGCTGCGACGTGTACGGGCAGGACGAGCTGATCGTCACCGTCCCGTCCTGGCGTCCCGACCTCCAGGAGATCAACGACCTGGCCGAAGAGGTCATCCGCCTGGAGGGCTACGAGAACCTGCCCTCCACCCTGCCCAAGCCCCCCGCGGGCCGCGGCCTGACCCAGCGCCAGCGGCTGCACCGCCGGGTGGGCCGGGTGCTGGCCGGTGCCGGTTACGTCGAGGCGCCGAACTACCCGTTCGTCGGTGAGCAGGTCTTCGACCAGCTGCTGCTGGGCGCGGACGACCCGAAGCGCCGGGTCGTCAAGCTCACCAACCCGCTCAGCGACGAGGAGCCCGCGCTCCGCACGTCACTGCTGCCGGGCCTGTTCGGAGCGCTGCGGCGCAACGACGGGCGGGGCTCGCACGATCTGGCCCTGTTCGAGACGGGGCTGGTCTTCCTGCCGCGCGAGGAGCAGCGCGTCGCCGCGGTGCTGCCGGTGGACCGGCGGCCGACCGACGACGAGATCGCCGACCTGGACGCCGCGCTGCCCAAGCAGCCCCGGCACGTGGCCGTGGTGCTCGCCGGGGCGCGCGAGCAGGCCGGCTGGTGGGGCAAGGGCCGTCCGGCCGACTGGGCCGACGCGGTCGAGGCGGCACGGGCCGTCGCCCGGGAGGCCGGCGTCGAACTGGTCGTCCGCGGTGGGCAGTACGGGCCGTGGCACCCGGGCCGGTGCGCCGAGCTCCTGGTCGGCGACACCGTCGTCGGTCACGCCGGTGAGCTGCACCCGCGGGTCGTGAAGGCGTTCGGGCTGCCCGCGCGGACGTCGGCGATGGAGCTGGACCTGGACGTCCTGGAGGCGGCCGGCGACGACACCCCGCAGGCGCCGAGCATCTCCACGTTCCCGGTGGCCACGCAGGATGTCGCTCTGGTCGTGGACAAGTTCGTGCCGCATGCCGAGGTCGAGGCCGCGCTGCGGGCGGGCGCGGGTGAACTCCTCGAGGGAATCCGGCTGTTCGACGTCTACGAGAACGAGGAGCAGCTGGGGGACGGGAAGAAGTCGCTGGCCTATGCGCTGCGGTTCAGGGCCGGTGACCGGACTCTGACCGTGGATGAGGCTTCGGCTGCTCGGGATGCGGCGGTTGCCCTTGCTGGGGAGCGGACCGGAGCGGTGCTGAGGGCCTAG
- a CDS encoding PP2C family protein-serine/threonine phosphatase, which produces MGLPTMWGAAAITYKLTCPLAQQDGLGARVVTSAVFFAVGTGLIIHVRRTLLRELRQARQVAGAAQSVLLRPLPPRIDGLTVAAAQLSADRGATIGGDLYEAVDTEHGVRVVMGDVRGHGLAAIGTAAAVLGSFREAVHDEPELGGVLRRLDRALARHLRERAERDGTAAEDFVTVLMLEIGRDGELRALNCGHPWPYLLSGSVVEPLSCADPMPPLGPFPLPADLSGLQCGHLLPGETLILHTDGAEDARDALGRFFSLPGALQGAAGIAPQAVLGQVFTALLNHTGSTPKDDVALLALRNDRQPQLPEGARGTARPATKHPQPTTHL; this is translated from the coding sequence ATGGGGCTGCCCACGATGTGGGGCGCCGCCGCGATCACGTACAAACTGACCTGCCCCCTCGCCCAGCAGGACGGCCTCGGGGCGCGGGTCGTCACCAGTGCCGTGTTCTTCGCCGTGGGCACCGGGCTGATCATCCATGTCCGGCGCACCCTGCTGCGCGAACTGCGGCAGGCCCGCCAGGTCGCGGGCGCCGCCCAGAGTGTGCTGCTACGGCCGTTGCCGCCGCGGATCGACGGGCTCACCGTCGCCGCCGCACAGCTCTCCGCCGACCGGGGCGCCACCATCGGCGGCGACCTGTACGAGGCGGTGGACACCGAGCACGGCGTGCGGGTCGTCATGGGCGACGTCCGGGGTCACGGCCTCGCCGCCATCGGTACGGCGGCCGCGGTCCTCGGCAGCTTCCGCGAGGCCGTCCACGACGAACCCGAACTCGGGGGAGTGCTGCGCAGACTGGACCGCGCACTCGCCCGGCACCTGCGCGAGCGCGCCGAGCGGGACGGCACGGCCGCGGAGGACTTCGTGACCGTGCTGATGCTGGAGATCGGGCGGGACGGCGAGCTCAGGGCCCTGAACTGCGGTCACCCGTGGCCGTACTTGCTCAGCGGGTCGGTCGTCGAGCCGCTCTCCTGCGCAGACCCGATGCCGCCTCTGGGGCCGTTTCCCCTGCCCGCCGACTTATCGGGCCTCCAGTGCGGCCACCTGCTGCCGGGCGAGACCCTGATCCTGCACACGGACGGCGCGGAGGACGCGAGAGACGCTCTTGGCCGCTTCTTCTCCCTGCCGGGAGCCCTGCAAGGGGCTGCGGGGATCGCGCCTCAGGCGGTGCTGGGCCAGGTCTTCACGGCGTTACTGAACCACACGGGCAGCACGCCGAAGGACGATGTCGCCCTACTGGCGCTTCGGAACGACCGTCAACCACAACTCCCTGAAGGGGCGCGGGGAACTGCGCGACCAGCCACGAAGCACCCGCAGCCGACAACGCACCTCTAG
- a CDS encoding transcriptional regulator — protein MQPNTLLDAILDEAGISHAGLAAHVNQAGRARGLALRYEHTAVARWLKGQRPRGQVPDLICEVLAGRLQRPVTLDDIGLGVPGEPSAPHGTSLSGFVERATALWRSDEQQRPHILGAPAVTGTPAVMPVWEWENPPEDVDVSRGGRHRVTHADIEMLRAARTHYEQMYRKAGGVATRSRIVGFLNAEAAPLLRGSYTDETGRQLHRATGGLVAVAGICAYDSDAHGLAQRYFHQALRLAKASGDRGLGAYVIALLVNQSLFMREYRQAVAFAEAALRAAGKHITPALACDLYAMQAKAYAHLGDGTTALSCIRRAEQAAERIRRGYEPDETGYVQPGLVNVQVAEALLSLGELAAAAAHAAAAVDNPAHDRGRVHRLAMLSTIELRQGNADKAVATAVQMAEQARGMESQRLRDRLRAVREHLVRSGCAGTAEAAELIDGALRVPL, from the coding sequence ATGCAGCCCAACACTCTGCTCGACGCGATCCTCGACGAAGCCGGGATCTCGCACGCGGGGCTTGCCGCACACGTGAACCAGGCCGGGAGGGCGCGCGGCCTCGCGCTGAGGTACGAACACACCGCCGTGGCACGGTGGTTGAAGGGTCAGCGCCCGCGAGGGCAGGTGCCCGACCTGATCTGCGAGGTGCTCGCCGGCCGCCTCCAACGCCCCGTCACCCTCGACGACATCGGCCTCGGTGTCCCGGGTGAGCCCTCCGCCCCGCACGGCACCTCGCTCTCCGGTTTCGTCGAGCGGGCCACCGCCCTGTGGCGCTCCGACGAACAGCAGCGCCCGCACATCCTGGGCGCCCCAGCGGTCACCGGCACGCCCGCCGTCATGCCCGTGTGGGAGTGGGAGAACCCGCCCGAGGACGTCGACGTCTCCCGCGGCGGACGGCACCGGGTCACGCACGCCGACATCGAGATGCTGCGCGCGGCCCGCACCCACTACGAGCAGATGTACCGCAAGGCCGGCGGGGTGGCGACCCGGAGCCGGATCGTCGGCTTCCTCAACGCCGAGGCCGCCCCGCTGCTGCGCGGCAGCTACACCGACGAGACGGGCCGCCAACTGCACCGCGCCACCGGCGGACTGGTCGCGGTCGCCGGCATCTGCGCCTACGACTCCGACGCCCACGGTCTCGCCCAGCGCTACTTCCACCAGGCCCTCAGGCTCGCCAAGGCCAGCGGCGACCGCGGACTCGGCGCCTATGTCATCGCGCTGCTGGTCAACCAGTCCCTGTTCATGCGGGAGTACCGCCAGGCCGTCGCCTTCGCCGAGGCCGCACTCCGAGCGGCCGGCAAGCACATCACCCCCGCGCTCGCCTGCGATCTCTACGCGATGCAGGCCAAGGCGTACGCCCACCTCGGCGACGGCACGACCGCGCTGTCCTGCATCCGGCGGGCCGAGCAGGCCGCCGAACGCATCCGGCGCGGATACGAACCCGACGAGACCGGCTATGTCCAGCCGGGCCTCGTCAACGTCCAGGTGGCGGAGGCGCTCCTCAGCCTCGGCGAACTCGCGGCCGCCGCCGCCCATGCCGCGGCCGCCGTCGACAACCCGGCCCATGACCGGGGCCGGGTGCACCGGCTCGCGATGCTCAGCACCATCGAACTGCGCCAGGGCAACGCCGACAAGGCGGTGGCGACCGCCGTGCAGATGGCGGAACAGGCGCGGGGAATGGAGTCCCAGCGCTTGCGCGACAGACTCAGAGCGGTGCGTGAGCACCTCGTGCGGAGCGGCTGCGCGGGCACGGCCGAGGCAGCCGAACTGATCGACGGCGCGCTGCGCGTGCCCCTGTAG
- a CDS encoding NUDIX hydrolase has protein sequence MQWTKQNEQTVYENRWFSVNLADVELPDGRHLDHFLIRLRPVAVATVVNEANEVLLLWRHRFITDSWGWELAAGVVEDGEDIAVAAARELEEETGWRPGPLQHLMSVEPSNGLTDARHHIYWADEGEYIGHPVDDFESDRREWVPLKLVPDMVARGEVPAANMAAALLLLHHLRLGQDI, from the coding sequence GTGCAGTGGACGAAACAGAACGAACAAACTGTGTATGAAAACCGCTGGTTCAGCGTCAATCTCGCCGATGTCGAACTACCGGACGGGCGGCACCTCGACCACTTCCTGATACGGCTGAGGCCGGTCGCCGTGGCCACGGTGGTCAACGAGGCCAACGAGGTCCTGCTGTTGTGGCGGCACCGCTTCATCACCGACAGCTGGGGCTGGGAACTCGCCGCGGGGGTGGTCGAGGACGGCGAGGACATCGCCGTCGCGGCCGCCAGGGAACTCGAGGAAGAGACCGGCTGGCGGCCGGGGCCGCTCCAGCACCTGATGAGTGTGGAGCCCTCCAACGGGCTCACCGACGCCCGGCACCACATCTACTGGGCCGACGAGGGCGAGTACATCGGGCACCCCGTGGACGACTTCGAGTCGGACCGCCGGGAATGGGTCCCCCTGAAGCTCGTTCCCGACATGGTCGCCCGTGGGGAGGTCCCGGCCGCCAACATGGCGGCCGCGTTACTGCTGCTGCACCATCTGAGGCTCGGTCAGGACATCTAG